From Triticum urartu cultivar G1812 chromosome 2, Tu2.1, whole genome shotgun sequence, a single genomic window includes:
- the LOC125538756 gene encoding uncharacterized protein LOC125538756 isoform X2: protein MESPPPKRNFGDGGEDGISALPDHLLLDILERLDLREAVRAGALSTRWRHLPGHLSRVHLDVAHFRGATPLEVMDAFTGAARALLTRVPPAEGGPLKVLVLSFYTSSPHLSSIGRLIEDIVSLGHTQCLEFCISPPGTNPLGSNIEIGQEFMAFSRAYPVAFSWLTTLTLEYHAFGNSDITDLISTCGRLRHLSLRFCRLLDLHSTLRIDVPCSELQELEFIGLLCTRIELVSVPKLRQVECKCWLFNNPPVRFGYVPELRGLVLASKAKAWQEPFALSECLSTSAGARNLSTLTLCFGYQMIWVQPEPPKQRIAIFRNLTSVRLFGIFCECDLSWTLFILEAAPALHDLALSRHSCVKTPENSAEKTNVVWEPSKDLKHLNLKVLQIFGCEDEDKVTNYIRLVMERAVGLLIIRLYGENPCTYCDASNLERSKAQKAGRHRIKEQLTHGSSSSVEIIIC, encoded by the exons ATGGAGTCGCCGCCGCCCAAGCGCAACttcggcgacggcggcgaggacGGAATCAGCGCGCTCCCCGACCACCTCCTCCTCGACATCCTCGAGCGCCTCGACCTGCGCGAGGCGGTCCGCGCCGGCGCGCTCTCCACGCGGTGGCGGCACCTCCCCGGCCACCTCTCGCGCGTGCACCTCGACGTCGCTCACTTCCGCGGCGCCACGCCGCTCGAGGTCATGGACGCGTTCACGGGCGCGGCGCGGGCCTTGCTGACTCGGGTGCCTCCCGCCGAGGGTGGTCCCCTCAAGGTGCTCGTCCTGAGCTTCTACACGTCTTCCCCTCACCTGAGCTCCATAGGCCGCCTCATCGAGGACATTGTGAGCTTGGGCCACACCCAATGCCTTGAGTTTTGCATATCCCCGCCGGGCACTAACCCGCTGGGCAGCAACATTGAGATTGGGCAGGAGTTCATGGCCTTCTCCCGCGCCTACCCAGTTGCCTTCTCGTGGCTCACGACGCTTACGCTCGAATATCATGCTTTTGGAAATTCCGACATCACTGACCTCATTAGCACTTGCGGTAGGCTCAGGCACCTCAGCTTGAGATTCTGCAGACTGCTTGATCTGCACTCCACGCTCAGGATCGATGTGCCGTGCTCTGAGCTCCAGGAGCTTGAGTTCATCGGCCTTTTGTGCACACGGATCGAGCTCGTCTCTGTCCCCAAGCTTAGACAAGTGGAGTGCAAATGTTGGCTCTTCAATAACCCTCCAGTGCGCTTTGGCTACGTTCCTGAGCTTCGCGGTTTAGTACTCGCTTCTAAAGCCAAGGCATGGCAAGAGCCATTCGCGCTCAGCGAATGCCTGTCAACGAGTGCTGGTGCCAGGAACCTGTCAACACTGACTCTCTGTTTTGGGTACCAAATG ATTTGGGTTCAGCCAGAACCTCCGAAGCAGCGCATTGCTATATTCAGAAACCTGACCTCTGTGCGTCTTTTCGGTATCTTCTGTGAGTGTGATCTGAGCTGGACTCTGTTTATCCTTGAAGCTGCACCTGCCCTACATGATTTGGCA TTGTCTCGACATTCATGTGTCAAGACGCCCGAGAACAGTGCCGAGAAGACCAACGTGGTGTGGGAGCCATCCAAGGATTTGAAGCACCTGAACTTGAAGGTGCTGCAGATCTTCGGGTGCGAGGATGAAGACAAGGTGACAAACTATATAAGGCTTGTCATGGAACGAGCTGTGGGGCTTTTGATAATTCGGTTGTATGGTGAAAACCCATGCACATACTGCGATGCCAGCAACCTTGAAAGATCCAAGGCACAAAAGGCTGGCAGGCATCGGATTAAGGAGCAACTCACACATGGATCATCCTCATCTGTGGAGATAATTATCTGTTGA
- the LOC125538756 gene encoding uncharacterized protein LOC125538756 isoform X1: MESPPPKRNFGDGGEDGISALPDHLLLDILERLDLREAVRAGALSTRWRHLPGHLSRVHLDVAHFRGATPLEVMDAFTGAARALLTRVPPAEGGPLKVLVLSFYTSSPHLSSIGRLIEDIVSLGHTQCLEFCISPPGTNPLGSNIEIGQEFMAFSRAYPVAFSWLTTLTLEYHAFGNSDITDLISTCGRLRHLSLRFCRLLDLHSTLRIDVPCSELQELEFIGLLCTRIELVSVPKLRQVECKCWLFNNPPVRFGYVPELRGLVLASKAKAWQEPFALSECLSTSAGARNLSTLTLCFGYQMVNLNINLLHLHTMCSSLPVSVVHVMFLLQIWVQPEPPKQRIAIFRNLTSVRLFGIFCECDLSWTLFILEAAPALHDLALSRHSCVKTPENSAEKTNVVWEPSKDLKHLNLKVLQIFGCEDEDKVTNYIRLVMERAVGLLIIRLYGENPCTYCDASNLERSKAQKAGRHRIKEQLTHGSSSSVEIIIC, translated from the exons ATGGAGTCGCCGCCGCCCAAGCGCAACttcggcgacggcggcgaggacGGAATCAGCGCGCTCCCCGACCACCTCCTCCTCGACATCCTCGAGCGCCTCGACCTGCGCGAGGCGGTCCGCGCCGGCGCGCTCTCCACGCGGTGGCGGCACCTCCCCGGCCACCTCTCGCGCGTGCACCTCGACGTCGCTCACTTCCGCGGCGCCACGCCGCTCGAGGTCATGGACGCGTTCACGGGCGCGGCGCGGGCCTTGCTGACTCGGGTGCCTCCCGCCGAGGGTGGTCCCCTCAAGGTGCTCGTCCTGAGCTTCTACACGTCTTCCCCTCACCTGAGCTCCATAGGCCGCCTCATCGAGGACATTGTGAGCTTGGGCCACACCCAATGCCTTGAGTTTTGCATATCCCCGCCGGGCACTAACCCGCTGGGCAGCAACATTGAGATTGGGCAGGAGTTCATGGCCTTCTCCCGCGCCTACCCAGTTGCCTTCTCGTGGCTCACGACGCTTACGCTCGAATATCATGCTTTTGGAAATTCCGACATCACTGACCTCATTAGCACTTGCGGTAGGCTCAGGCACCTCAGCTTGAGATTCTGCAGACTGCTTGATCTGCACTCCACGCTCAGGATCGATGTGCCGTGCTCTGAGCTCCAGGAGCTTGAGTTCATCGGCCTTTTGTGCACACGGATCGAGCTCGTCTCTGTCCCCAAGCTTAGACAAGTGGAGTGCAAATGTTGGCTCTTCAATAACCCTCCAGTGCGCTTTGGCTACGTTCCTGAGCTTCGCGGTTTAGTACTCGCTTCTAAAGCCAAGGCATGGCAAGAGCCATTCGCGCTCAGCGAATGCCTGTCAACGAGTGCTGGTGCCAGGAACCTGTCAACACTGACTCTCTGTTTTGGGTACCAAATGGTAAACTTAAATATAAATCTTCTGCATCTTCATACCATGTGTTCTTCTCTACCAGTTTCAGTTGTGCATGTGATGTTCTTGCTGCAGATTTGGGTTCAGCCAGAACCTCCGAAGCAGCGCATTGCTATATTCAGAAACCTGACCTCTGTGCGTCTTTTCGGTATCTTCTGTGAGTGTGATCTGAGCTGGACTCTGTTTATCCTTGAAGCTGCACCTGCCCTACATGATTTGGCA TTGTCTCGACATTCATGTGTCAAGACGCCCGAGAACAGTGCCGAGAAGACCAACGTGGTGTGGGAGCCATCCAAGGATTTGAAGCACCTGAACTTGAAGGTGCTGCAGATCTTCGGGTGCGAGGATGAAGACAAGGTGACAAACTATATAAGGCTTGTCATGGAACGAGCTGTGGGGCTTTTGATAATTCGGTTGTATGGTGAAAACCCATGCACATACTGCGATGCCAGCAACCTTGAAAGATCCAAGGCACAAAAGGCTGGCAGGCATCGGATTAAGGAGCAACTCACACATGGATCATCCTCATCTGTGGAGATAATTATCTGTTGA